Proteins from a single region of Thalassophryne amazonica chromosome 22, fThaAma1.1, whole genome shotgun sequence:
- the ucn3l gene encoding urocortin 3, like, translating to MLSSLKTLLLLSVLCAPTSSLCLRLFHTRSDLLCDDHMGFDLQSSEDEPLYSPVDAWGSILQSAEEYSTSSTSSSAESSREKRTSSPANYRILSRTKLRGQMLQNSSRGDRRSSVTLSLDVPTNIMNVLFDVAKAKNLRAKAAENARLLAQIGRRK from the coding sequence ATGCTGTCGTCTCTGAAGACCCTGCTGCTGCTCTCGGTCCTGTGCGCGCCGACCTCCAGCCTGTGCCTGCGCCTTTTCCACACGCGCTCCGACCTCCTTTGTGACGATCACATGGGCTTTGATCTCCAGAGCAGCGAGGACGAGCCGCTTTACTCCCCGGTGGACGCCTGGGGGTCCATCCTGCAGTCCGCGGAGGAGTACAgcacctcctccacctcctcctccgcTGAATCCAGTCGGGAAAAAAGGACTTCAAGTCCTGCAAACTACCGCATCCTGAGCCGGACCAAACTCAGGGGTCAGATGCTGCAAAACAGCAGCAGAGGAGACCGGAGGAGCAGCGTGACCCTGTCCCTGGACGTCCCCACCAACATCATGAACGTCCTCTTCGACGTGGCCAAAGCCAAGAACCTGCGCGCCAAAGCGGCGGAGAACGCGCGGCTCCTGGCGCAGATCGGCCGCAGAAAGTGA